The following proteins are encoded in a genomic region of Thioclava nitratireducens:
- a CDS encoding trypsin-like peptidase domain-containing protein — translation MRAISRTVSIVVGASLTGMVWTGTAWAEAWVQIEAKSSLAQAEARARDWAGMFPDTTGFRLDSGWYAIALGPFADEAEANARRRVLRREGLIPRDSFVADGNNFRQQFWPVGATLNTAPQATQPAPQADTQSDVRGAPMPAPIDVEPLDGPDETAQSSDQTTPPDAMASTPDTSAQDTTTAPEALNSDTTAASDAPALRDVTPAPQEATPAPEPVETLAESRRLEAALDPQTKRDIQTALEWEGSYQGAIDGIFGRGTRGSIADWQSKNGYQPTGVLSSTQQAALLDKVASERAALGLQTVTEQEAGIRIELPMGLVKFARYNAPFVNYAPKDDSGVQVLLISQPGDTARLRGLYDAMQTLEIVPTGGERNIRGNSFTIEGENTAVHSYTHAELSNGQIKGFTLVWPAGDDKRMNRVLDAMKRSFTPIGSKTLDATLGQPMSVTRAALMAGIEKRAPVFSRSGFFIDADGHVLTAAEGLDQCGRITIEDHAASLSFDGGAKGYAVLTPHDTLAPREVAKFNPDAPLAGAKVAVAGFSYPEALSAPVLNFGTLSALKGLEGQDNQARIEAQTRAGDVGGPVLDGTGAVVGMLLPASDDANRVLPDNLSVALQSKAMAPGLSDKGFTPKEAGISANRAPEDLQQMADGMVVQISCWK, via the coding sequence ATGCGGGCAATTTCACGGACAGTTTCGATCGTCGTCGGGGCCAGCCTGACCGGCATGGTCTGGACCGGCACGGCCTGGGCCGAGGCCTGGGTACAGATCGAGGCGAAAAGCTCGCTTGCCCAAGCCGAAGCGCGCGCCCGCGACTGGGCGGGCATGTTCCCCGACACGACCGGGTTCCGGCTCGATTCCGGCTGGTATGCGATCGCGCTTGGCCCCTTTGCCGACGAAGCGGAGGCGAATGCGCGGCGCCGGGTTCTGCGCCGCGAGGGTCTGATCCCGCGCGACAGTTTCGTGGCCGATGGCAACAACTTCCGCCAGCAATTCTGGCCGGTGGGCGCGACATTGAACACAGCCCCGCAGGCGACCCAGCCCGCCCCGCAAGCCGACACGCAAAGCGACGTGCGCGGCGCGCCGATGCCTGCGCCGATCGACGTGGAGCCGCTGGACGGTCCGGATGAGACGGCGCAATCGAGCGATCAGACCACGCCACCCGATGCGATGGCGAGCACACCCGATACGTCTGCGCAAGATACCACCACCGCGCCCGAAGCGCTGAACTCCGACACCACCGCGGCGTCTGACGCACCGGCCCTGCGGGACGTCACCCCAGCCCCGCAAGAGGCTACGCCCGCGCCCGAGCCTGTGGAGACGCTGGCGGAGTCGCGCCGTCTCGAAGCCGCCCTCGATCCGCAGACCAAGCGCGACATCCAGACCGCGCTGGAATGGGAAGGCAGCTATCAGGGCGCGATCGACGGGATTTTCGGCCGTGGCACGCGCGGCTCCATCGCCGACTGGCAGTCGAAGAATGGCTACCAGCCAACAGGCGTCCTGTCCTCGACCCAGCAGGCCGCACTTCTCGACAAGGTCGCCTCCGAGCGCGCGGCGCTGGGGCTACAGACCGTCACCGAGCAGGAAGCCGGGATCCGGATCGAGCTGCCGATGGGGCTGGTGAAATTCGCCCGCTACAACGCGCCGTTCGTCAATTACGCACCCAAGGACGACAGCGGCGTGCAGGTACTGCTGATCTCTCAGCCCGGCGACACGGCGCGGCTGCGCGGGCTCTATGACGCGATGCAGACGCTCGAAATCGTGCCGACGGGCGGCGAGCGCAACATCCGCGGCAACAGCTTCACCATCGAGGGCGAGAATACGGCGGTCCATTCCTACACCCATGCGGAGCTCTCGAACGGGCAGATCAAGGGCTTCACGCTGGTTTGGCCCGCCGGGGACGACAAGCGAATGAATCGCGTGCTCGACGCGATGAAGAGAAGCTTCACGCCGATCGGCTCCAAGACGCTCGACGCGACGCTCGGTCAGCCGATGTCGGTAACGCGGGCCGCCCTGATGGCTGGGATCGAGAAACGCGCACCGGTCTTCTCGCGCTCGGGCTTCTTCATCGATGCGGACGGCCATGTGCTGACCGCCGCCGAGGGGCTCGACCAGTGCGGCCGGATCACGATCGAAGACCATGCCGCCTCGCTCAGCTTCGACGGCGGCGCCAAGGGTTACGCGGTTCTGACGCCGCACGACACGCTCGCCCCGAGGGAAGTCGCGAAATTCAATCCCGACGCGCCGCTGGCCGGGGCGAAGGTCGCGGTGGCGGGCTTCTCCTACCCCGAAGCGCTCTCCGCGCCGGTGCTGAATTTCGGTACGCTCTCGGCGCTCAAGGGGCTGGAAGGACAAGACAATCAGGCCCGGATCGAGGCGCAGACCCGCGCGGGCGACGTGGGCGGGCCGGTGCTCGACGGGACGGGCGCGGTCGTGGGGATGTTGCTGCCCGCGAGTGACGACGCGAACCGGGTGCTGCCCGACAATCTGAGCGTCGCGCTGCAAAGCAAGGCAATGGCGCCGGGCCTGTCGGATAAGGGTTTCACGCCGAAAGAGGCGGGCATCTCGGCCAACCGCGCGCCGGAAGACCTGCAGCAGATGGCAGACGGGATGGTGGTGCAGATTTCCTGCTGGAAGTGA
- a CDS encoding DUF6446 family protein — MNGKLIGGGIVVIALVFGAVVYYSQEYGYYDEIAPGSDAAKVSLMELDGTTQDPLDAEGYKGIDADSSPLRYRACFDTDLSIATATETYEVYDRPTPLIGPKWFDCYDAKTIGTDLEAGRAVAFLSQHNIHPGVDRVVALYPDGRAYVWHQLNDEAEK; from the coding sequence GTGAATGGTAAACTCATCGGAGGCGGCATCGTGGTGATCGCGCTCGTCTTCGGCGCGGTGGTCTATTATTCGCAGGAATACGGTTATTACGATGAGATCGCGCCGGGCTCCGATGCGGCGAAAGTCTCGCTGATGGAGCTGGACGGCACGACGCAGGATCCGCTGGACGCCGAAGGCTACAAAGGGATCGACGCGGACAGCTCGCCCCTGCGCTACCGCGCCTGCTTCGACACCGATCTGTCGATCGCAACGGCGACCGAGACCTATGAGGTCTATGACCGACCGACCCCGCTGATCGGCCCGAAGTGGTTCGACTGCTACGATGCGAAAACCATCGGCACCGACCTCGAGGCAGGCCGCGCGGTGGCCTTCCTGTCGCAACACAACATCCACCCCGGCGTCGACCGGGTCGTGGCTCTTTATCCCGATGGCCGGGCCTATGTCTGGCACCAACTGAACGACGAAGCGGAGAAATGA
- a CDS encoding glycine--tRNA ligase subunit alpha: MANPDAPKSFQEIILRLMSYWASKGCAVMQPYDMEVGAGTFHPATTLRALGSKPWAAAYVQPSRRPTDGRYGENPNRLQHYYQYQVLIKPSPPDLQELYLGSLRAIGIDTELHDIRFVEDDWESPTLGAWGLGWEVWCDGMEVSQFTYFQQVGGHDCKPVSGELTYGLERLAMYVLGIDHVMDMPYNDPSAPMALKYGDVFRQTEQEYSRWNFDVADTETLLRHFEDAEAECERILASPETDDAGRKIIMAHPAYDQCIKASHLFNLLDARGVISVTERQAYIGRVRALAKACADAFVQTEAGGASQTETGEAVA; this comes from the coding sequence ATGGCAAACCCGGACGCCCCGAAATCCTTTCAGGAAATCATCCTGCGCCTGATGAGCTATTGGGCCTCGAAAGGCTGCGCGGTGATGCAGCCCTATGACATGGAAGTGGGGGCAGGCACCTTCCACCCGGCGACGACGCTGCGCGCGCTCGGCTCCAAGCCGTGGGCGGCCGCCTATGTCCAGCCCTCGCGCCGTCCGACCGATGGCCGCTATGGCGAGAACCCGAACCGCCTGCAGCACTACTATCAGTATCAGGTGCTCATCAAGCCGAGCCCGCCGGACCTGCAGGAGCTCTATCTCGGCTCGCTCCGCGCGATCGGGATCGACACCGAACTGCACGATATCCGCTTCGTGGAAGACGACTGGGAAAGCCCGACGCTCGGTGCGTGGGGGCTTGGCTGGGAAGTCTGGTGCGACGGGATGGAAGTCAGCCAGTTCACCTATTTCCAGCAGGTCGGCGGCCATGACTGCAAGCCGGTCTCGGGCGAGCTGACCTACGGGCTCGAGCGTCTGGCGATGTATGTGCTGGGCATCGATCACGTCATGGACATGCCCTATAACGACCCGTCCGCGCCGATGGCGCTGAAATACGGCGACGTGTTCCGCCAGACAGAGCAGGAATATTCGCGCTGGAATTTCGACGTGGCCGATACCGAGACGCTGCTGCGCCATTTCGAGGATGCCGAGGCCGAATGCGAACGCATCCTCGCCTCGCCTGAAACCGACGATGCGGGCCGCAAGATCATCATGGCGCACCCGGCCTATGACCAGTGCATCAAGGCGTCCCACCTCTTTAACCTGCTCGACGCGCGCGGCGTGATCTCGGTCACCGAACGTCAGGCCTATATCGGCCGCGTCCGTGCGCTGGCGAAGGCCTGCGCCGACGCTTTCGTGCAGACCGAAGCAGGCGGGGCCTCCCAAACCGAAACCGGCGAGGCCGTCGCGTGA
- a CDS encoding TrkH family potassium uptake protein, whose product MIDLRPVGYIIGMLTSVLGLTMLIPAAVDLGHGAAHWLVFVESAVLTTTAGALLALASRDGLARTLSIHQSFLLTSLVWLTLPFFGALPFMLGVPHLSLVDAYFEAMSGLTTTGTTAIPQLDTLPPGVNLWRGLLQWLGGLGIIIVAMIFLPVMKVGGMQFFRSEGFDTLGKILPRAMDISTALIRIYVGLTIACALTYIGLGMKGFDAIMHALTTMSTGGFSNYDASFAVYKGAPEYAASVFMALAAMPFIRFVQVMRGDTMPLWRDPQVRAFLRWMGYAIAIIVLYRMIRHEASFWPTLREVTFNVVSTFTGTGYASEDVTQWGHLAFTILLISGLIGGCTASTACSVKVFRYLILLEAIKAQIQRLYSPHRLLKVQYGGRPVEDSVVNSVMAFFSLFILIFGMLIIALTFTGLGTETAMTAAWTSIANIGPAWGPEITANGSVADFPDSAKWLMSAAMCLGRLELMSVLVLLLPRFWRG is encoded by the coding sequence ATGATCGATCTGCGCCCGGTTGGATATATCATCGGAATGCTGACATCCGTGCTGGGGCTGACGATGCTTATCCCGGCGGCGGTGGATTTGGGTCATGGTGCAGCGCATTGGCTGGTTTTCGTCGAAAGCGCGGTGCTGACGACGACGGCAGGCGCGCTGCTGGCGCTGGCCTCCCGCGACGGGCTGGCGCGGACGCTCTCGATCCATCAAAGCTTTCTGCTGACCTCGCTCGTCTGGCTGACGCTGCCGTTCTTCGGGGCGCTACCTTTCATGCTGGGTGTGCCACATCTGTCTCTGGTCGATGCCTATTTCGAGGCGATGTCAGGGCTGACCACGACCGGCACCACCGCGATTCCGCAACTCGATACGCTGCCGCCGGGGGTGAACCTGTGGCGCGGACTGCTGCAATGGCTGGGCGGTCTGGGGATCATCATCGTCGCGATGATCTTCCTTCCGGTGATGAAGGTCGGCGGGATGCAGTTCTTCCGCTCGGAAGGGTTTGACACGCTTGGGAAAATCCTGCCGCGCGCAATGGATATCTCGACCGCGCTGATCCGCATCTATGTCGGGCTGACGATTGCCTGCGCGCTGACCTATATCGGTCTCGGCATGAAGGGGTTCGACGCGATCATGCACGCCCTTACGACGATGAGCACGGGCGGCTTCTCGAATTACGACGCCAGCTTCGCCGTTTATAAGGGCGCACCCGAATACGCGGCCTCCGTCTTCATGGCGCTGGCCGCGATGCCGTTCATCCGCTTCGTTCAGGTGATGCGCGGCGATACGATGCCACTGTGGCGCGACCCGCAGGTGCGCGCCTTCCTGCGCTGGATGGGCTACGCGATCGCGATCATCGTGCTCTACCGCATGATCCGCCACGAGGCCTCTTTCTGGCCGACGCTGCGGGAGGTGACGTTCAACGTGGTCTCGACCTTCACCGGCACCGGCTATGCCTCTGAGGACGTGACCCAATGGGGCCATCTGGCCTTCACGATCCTGCTGATTTCCGGACTGATCGGGGGCTGCACGGCCTCCACCGCCTGTTCCGTCAAGGTGTTCCGCTACCTGATCCTGCTGGAGGCGATCAAGGCGCAGATCCAGCGGCTCTACTCGCCCCACCGCCTGCTGAAGGTGCAATATGGCGGGCGCCCGGTCGAGGATAGCGTGGTCAACTCGGTGATGGCGTTCTTTTCGCTCTTCATCCTGATCTTCGGGATGCTGATCATCGCGCTGACCTTCACCGGGCTCGGAACCGAGACGGCGATGACCGCCGCCTGGACCTCGATCGCCAATATCGGCCCCGCATGGGGGCCCGAGATCACCGCGAACGGCTCGGTCGCGGATTTCCCCGACAGCGCGAAGTGGCTGATGAGCGCGGCGATGTGTCTCGGGCGGCTCGAATTGATGAGCGTGCTCGTGCTGCTGCTGCCGCGCTTCTGGCGGGGCTGA
- the pyc gene encoding pyruvate carboxylase produces MFNKILVANRGEIAIRVMRAANELGKKTVAVYAEEDKLGLHRFKADEAYRIGEGLSPVGAYLSIEEIIRVAKESGADAIHPGYGLLSENPDFVEACDAAGITFIGPRAETMRALGDKASARRVAIKAGVPVIPATEVLGEDFDAIKKEAAEIGYPLMLKASWGGGGRGMRPILGEEELVEKVREGRREAEAAFGNGEGYLEKMITRARHVEVQLLGDTHGNLYHLYERDCTVQRRNQKVVERAPAPYLSDAQREEVCQLALKIGQAVGYECAGTVEFLMDMDTDNFYFIEVNPRVQVEHTVTEEVTGIDIVQAQIKIAEGATLAEATRAKSQDEIELSGHALQCRVTTEDPQNNFIPDYGRLTAYRSATGNGIRLDGGTAYAGGVITRYYDSLLVKVTAWAQDPDQAIRRMDRALREFRIRGVSTNIDFVINLLKHPTFLDMSYTTKFIDTTPELFDFKQRRDRGTKILTYIADITVNGHPETAGRNKPHAEARPPRLPALKDEVKPGSRNLLEKEGAKAVADWMKAQKKLLLTDTTMRDGHQSLLATRMRSIDMIKAAPAYASNLSDLFSVECWGGATFDVAYRFLQECPWQRLRDIREEMPNILTQMLLRASNGVGYTNYPDNVVQFFVKQAAESGVDVFRVFDSLNWVENMRVAMDAVIESGKICEGTICYTGDILDPDRAKYDLKYFIGMAKELEAAGAHILGLKDMAGLLKPAAARQLISALKEEVDIPIHFHTHDTSGIAGATILAAADAGVDAVDAAMDAFSGGTSQPCLGSIVEALAHTERDTGLDIHAIRMISNYWEAVRHQYAAFESGLEAPASEVYLHEMPGGQFTNLKAQARSLGLEERWHEVAQAYADANQIFGDIVKVTPSSKVVGDMALMMVAQGLSKEDVLDPAKDVSFPDSVIDMMRGNLGQPPGGWPEGIVAKVLKGETPSTERPGKNLPPVDLEAARKEASEQLDGREIDNEDLAGYLMYPKVFTDYASRHEAYGPVRTLPTPVFFYGMEPQDEISAEIDPGKTLEIRYLTTGDTDELGEVKVYFELNGQPRAVRVPNRAVKATTAAKPKAEAGNPDHIGAPMPGSIASIAVNVGQKVKPGDMLLTIEAMKMETGIHSERDATVKAIHVSPGAQIDAKDLLIELE; encoded by the coding sequence ATGTTCAACAAGATCCTCGTGGCCAACCGTGGCGAGATCGCCATCCGGGTGATGCGCGCCGCCAACGAGCTGGGCAAGAAGACGGTCGCCGTCTACGCCGAAGAGGACAAGTTGGGCCTGCACCGCTTCAAGGCCGATGAAGCCTATCGCATTGGCGAAGGCCTCTCGCCCGTCGGCGCCTATCTCTCGATCGAAGAAATCATCCGCGTCGCCAAGGAAAGCGGCGCCGACGCGATCCACCCGGGCTATGGCCTGCTGTCGGAGAACCCCGATTTCGTCGAAGCCTGCGATGCCGCCGGCATCACCTTCATCGGCCCGAGAGCCGAAACGATGCGCGCGCTCGGCGACAAGGCCTCGGCCCGGCGCGTCGCGATCAAGGCCGGCGTGCCGGTCATTCCCGCGACCGAAGTGCTGGGCGAGGATTTCGACGCGATCAAGAAAGAGGCCGCCGAGATCGGCTACCCGCTGATGCTGAAAGCCAGCTGGGGCGGCGGCGGGCGCGGCATGCGCCCGATCCTCGGCGAGGAGGAACTGGTCGAGAAGGTCCGCGAAGGCCGGCGCGAAGCCGAAGCCGCCTTCGGAAATGGCGAGGGCTATCTCGAGAAGATGATCACCCGCGCGCGCCACGTCGAAGTGCAGCTTCTGGGCGACACGCATGGCAATCTCTATCACCTCTATGAGCGCGACTGCACCGTGCAGCGCCGCAACCAGAAGGTCGTCGAGCGCGCCCCTGCCCCCTACCTGTCGGACGCACAGCGCGAAGAGGTCTGCCAGCTCGCGCTGAAGATCGGTCAGGCGGTCGGCTATGAATGTGCCGGCACGGTCGAATTCCTGATGGATATGGACACCGACAATTTCTACTTCATCGAGGTGAACCCGCGCGTTCAGGTCGAGCATACCGTGACCGAGGAAGTCACCGGCATCGACATCGTGCAGGCCCAGATCAAGATTGCGGAAGGCGCGACACTCGCAGAGGCGACCCGCGCCAAGTCGCAGGACGAGATCGAACTGTCGGGCCACGCGCTGCAATGCCGCGTGACCACCGAAGACCCGCAGAACAACTTCATCCCCGATTACGGCCGACTGACCGCCTATCGTTCGGCCACCGGCAACGGCATCCGCCTCGATGGCGGCACAGCCTATGCGGGCGGCGTCATCACCCGCTATTATGACTCGCTGCTGGTGAAGGTCACCGCCTGGGCGCAGGATCCCGATCAGGCGATCCGCCGGATGGACCGCGCCCTGCGCGAATTCCGTATCCGCGGCGTGAGCACGAATATCGACTTCGTCATCAACCTGCTCAAGCACCCGACCTTCCTCGACATGAGCTACACGACGAAGTTCATCGACACGACGCCGGAGCTGTTCGACTTCAAGCAACGCCGCGACCGGGGCACCAAGATCCTGACCTATATCGCGGACATCACGGTGAACGGTCACCCCGAGACCGCGGGCCGCAACAAGCCGCATGCCGAGGCGAGACCGCCGCGCCTGCCCGCGTTGAAAGACGAGGTGAAGCCCGGCAGCCGCAACCTGCTCGAGAAAGAGGGCGCGAAGGCGGTCGCCGACTGGATGAAGGCGCAGAAGAAGCTGCTGCTGACCGACACCACGATGCGCGACGGCCACCAGTCGCTGCTGGCAACCCGGATGCGCTCGATCGACATGATCAAGGCAGCCCCCGCCTATGCCTCGAACCTGAGCGATCTGTTCTCGGTCGAATGCTGGGGCGGCGCGACATTCGATGTGGCCTACCGCTTCTTGCAGGAATGCCCGTGGCAGCGCCTGCGCGACATCCGCGAAGAGATGCCCAACATCCTGACCCAGATGCTTCTGCGCGCCTCGAACGGCGTGGGCTACACGAACTACCCTGACAACGTGGTGCAGTTCTTCGTCAAGCAGGCGGCGGAAAGCGGCGTCGACGTGTTCCGCGTCTTCGACTCGCTGAACTGGGTCGAGAACATGCGCGTCGCGATGGATGCGGTGATCGAGAGCGGCAAGATCTGCGAAGGCACGATCTGCTACACGGGCGACATCCTCGATCCCGACCGCGCGAAATATGACCTGAAATACTTTATCGGCATGGCGAAAGAGCTGGAAGCGGCGGGCGCCCATATCCTCGGCCTCAAGGACATGGCAGGTCTTCTGAAACCGGCCGCCGCGCGTCAGCTGATCTCGGCGCTCAAGGAAGAGGTCGATATCCCGATCCACTTCCACACCCATGACACCTCCGGCATCGCAGGCGCGACGATCCTTGCTGCCGCCGATGCGGGCGTCGATGCGGTGGACGCGGCGATGGACGCGTTCTCGGGCGGCACTTCGCAGCCCTGCCTCGGCTCCATCGTGGAGGCGCTGGCCCATACCGAGCGCGATACCGGCCTCGATATTCACGCGATCCGGATGATCTCGAACTACTGGGAGGCCGTGCGCCACCAATACGCGGCCTTCGAGAGCGGTCTCGAGGCTCCCGCCTCCGAGGTCTACCTGCACGAAATGCCCGGCGGCCAGTTCACCAACCTCAAGGCGCAGGCGCGCTCGCTGGGGCTGGAAGAGCGTTGGCACGAGGTGGCGCAGGCCTATGCCGATGCCAACCAGATCTTCGGCGATATCGTAAAGGTCACGCCGTCCTCGAAAGTCGTAGGCGACATGGCGCTGATGATGGTCGCGCAGGGCCTGTCCAAGGAAGACGTGCTCGATCCGGCCAAGGACGTCTCCTTCCCGGATTCGGTCATCGACATGATGCGCGGCAATCTCGGCCAACCGCCCGGCGGCTGGCCCGAGGGGATCGTGGCGAAGGTGCTCAAGGGCGAAACGCCTTCGACCGAGCGTCCCGGTAAAAACCTGCCCCCGGTGGATCTGGAAGCCGCCCGCAAGGAGGCCTCCGAACAGCTCGACGGGCGCGAGATCGATAACGAGGATCTGGCGGGTTACCTGATGTATCCCAAGGTCTTCACCGATTACGCAAGTCGCCACGAAGCCTATGGCCCGGTGCGCACCCTGCCGACCCCGGTCTTCTTCTACGGGATGGAGCCGCAGGACGAGATTTCCGCCGAGATCGACCCCGGCAAAACGCTGGAGATCCGCTATCTCACCACCGGCGACACCGACGAGCTGGGCGAGGTGAAAGTCTATTTCGAGCTCAACGGCCAGCCCCGCGCCGTGCGCGTTCCGAACCGCGCGGTGAAGGCGACGACCGCGGCGAAACCGAAGGCCGAGGCGGGCAACCCGGATCATATCGGTGCGCCTATGCCGGGTTCGATCGCCTCGATCGCGGTCAATGTC
- the glyS gene encoding glycine--tRNA ligase subunit beta gives MPDLLIELFSEEIPARMQPKAREDLKKLITDGVVEAGLTYASAGAFSTPRRLTLTVEGLTANSPTLREERKGPRTDAPEKAIEGFLRSTGLTMDQLEARDDKKGQVYFAVIEKPGRPATEIVAEVLEKTIRNFPWPKSMRWGEGNLRWVRPLHSILAILTDEAGATVVPLDVDGIKAGDTTRGHRFMAPDVLQVSGYESYAKQLKAAKVMLDPNERAEAIDHDAAQMAFAKGWEVVPDKGLLAEVSGLVEWPVTLMGEIDGEFLDLPPEVLQTSMKEHQKFFSVKNPKTGRIEGFVTVANRETADHGATILAGNQKVLSARLSDAKFFWENDLRTVQAHGLEGMGAGLDAVTFHNKLGSQGDRTRRIENLAREIAPLVGAKPDLAAEAARVAKSDLRSEMVYEFPELQGVMGRYYAQKAGLSDAVADACRNHYAPLGPSDDVPSEPVSVAVALADKIDTLTGFWAIDEKPTGSKDPFALRRAALGVIRLVLSNGLRIKLNTSPSPFSIAADQIGERDGRFADTNELLSFIHDRLKVHLRDAGIRHDVIDAVLAMPGSDDLTLVVKRAEALSDFFKTDDGENLIQGFKRANNILTQAEEKDGVEYSFGADPKFAETDEEKALFAALDAAEAKIAPAMQAEDFAAAMSAMADLRAPIDAFFEAVQINADNPILRRNRLNLLSRIRQICLDVADLTKIEG, from the coding sequence ATGCCCGATCTTCTGATTGAACTGTTCTCCGAAGAAATCCCTGCGCGGATGCAGCCCAAGGCCCGCGAGGATCTGAAGAAACTGATCACCGATGGCGTCGTCGAGGCGGGTCTGACCTATGCCTCCGCCGGCGCTTTCTCGACCCCGCGCCGCCTGACGCTGACCGTCGAGGGGCTGACTGCCAACTCGCCGACCCTGCGCGAAGAGCGCAAGGGCCCGCGCACCGACGCGCCGGAGAAGGCGATCGAGGGCTTCCTGCGCTCGACCGGGCTGACGATGGATCAGCTCGAGGCGCGCGACGACAAGAAGGGGCAGGTCTATTTCGCGGTGATCGAAAAGCCCGGCCGTCCCGCGACCGAGATCGTGGCCGAGGTGCTGGAGAAGACGATCCGCAACTTCCCCTGGCCGAAATCGATGCGCTGGGGCGAGGGCAACCTGCGCTGGGTCCGCCCGTTGCATTCGATCCTCGCGATCCTGACCGACGAGGCCGGCGCGACCGTCGTGCCGCTTGACGTGGACGGCATCAAGGCCGGCGACACGACGCGCGGTCACCGCTTCATGGCGCCCGATGTGCTTCAGGTCTCGGGCTACGAGAGCTACGCCAAGCAATTGAAAGCCGCCAAGGTCATGCTCGACCCCAATGAGCGTGCCGAGGCGATCGACCACGACGCCGCGCAAATGGCCTTCGCCAAGGGCTGGGAAGTGGTGCCGGACAAGGGCCTTCTGGCCGAGGTCTCGGGCCTCGTCGAATGGCCTGTCACCCTGATGGGCGAGATCGACGGCGAATTCCTCGACCTGCCGCCCGAGGTGCTGCAGACCTCGATGAAAGAGCATCAGAAATTCTTCTCGGTGAAGAACCCCAAGACCGGTCGGATCGAGGGCTTCGTGACCGTCGCCAACCGCGAGACCGCCGATCACGGCGCGACGATCCTCGCGGGCAACCAGAAGGTGCTCTCGGCGCGTCTGTCGGACGCCAAGTTCTTCTGGGAAAACGACCTGCGCACCGTTCAGGCGCACGGGCTCGAAGGGATGGGCGCGGGGCTCGACGCCGTGACCTTCCACAACAAGCTCGGGAGCCAAGGCGACCGTACCCGCCGGATCGAAAACCTCGCGCGCGAAATCGCGCCCTTGGTCGGCGCGAAGCCCGACCTCGCCGCCGAGGCCGCCCGCGTCGCCAAATCCGATCTGCGCTCGGAAATGGTCTACGAATTCCCGGAGCTGCAGGGCGTGATGGGCCGCTACTACGCTCAAAAGGCGGGGCTGTCGGACGCCGTTGCCGATGCCTGTCGCAACCATTACGCGCCGCTTGGCCCGTCCGACGACGTGCCCTCCGAGCCCGTCTCGGTCGCCGTGGCGCTCGCCGACAAGATCGACACGCTGACCGGCTTCTGGGCGATCGACGAGAAGCCGACCGGCTCGAAGGATCCCTTCGCGCTGCGTCGCGCCGCGCTGGGGGTGATCCGGTTGGTGCTGAGCAACGGGCTTCGCATTAAGCTCAATACTTCCCCGTCGCCATTCTCTATTGCTGCTGACCAGATTGGCGAGCGCGATGGACGGTTCGCCGACACGAACGAATTGCTCTCGTTTATCCACGATCGTCTCAAGGTCCACCTGCGCGATGCGGGCATCCGCCACGACGTGATCGACGCCGTGCTCGCCATGCCGGGCTCTGACGATCTTACCCTCGTCGTGAAGCGCGCCGAGGCGCTGTCGGACTTTTTCAAGACCGACGACGGCGAGAACCTGATCCAGGGCTTCAAGCGCGCGAACAACATCCTCACGCAGGCCGAGGAAAAGGACGGGGTGGAATACAGCTTCGGCGCCGATCCGAAATTCGCGGAAACCGACGAGGAAAAAGCCCTCTTCGCCGCGCTCGACGCCGCCGAAGCCAAGATCGCCCCCGCAATGCAGGCAGAGGATTTCGCCGCTGCGATGTCCGCCATGGCCGATTTGCGCGCGCCGATCGACGCCTTCTTCGAGGCGGTGCAGATCAACGCCGACAATCCGATCCTGCGGCGCAACCGTCTCAACCTGCTTTCGCGCATCCGGCAGATCTGTCTCGATGTGGCCGACCTCACCAAGATCGAAGGCTGA